Within Verrucomicrobiota bacterium, the genomic segment CGATCGGGCGCCACGAACCGTCTTCGTTGTCCGCGAGATAGACCGTTTCGGAAGGCCGATCCACGCGACTGAGCGGCGTGGGCGCGTAGAGATCGGTGCCACCGGTGTCTTTCATGCTTTGAAAGTACCAGCAATTGATCACGTAGCAGATCACCTGTTGCTTGTTCGGGTAGCTTGGGCATTTGAAAATCCGGATGCCGCGATAGTCTCGCGTCGTGCCGCCTTCGGGCAGATACGGCATGAACGCCTGATACCAGAGCACATCGTTCCCTCGCGGGATCAGGCCCTTGAAATCCTCCGATTACATGAGCATCGCCATGCCGATGTTGAGGTTGCTCAGGCAATTGGCTTTCTTGGCCGTGCCCTTGGCCCGGCTCAGACCGGGCATCAGCATCGCCGCCAGAATGGCGATGATGGCGATGACGACCAGGAGCTCGATGAGGGTGAAGGCTCTGTGAGACAGTTGAGAAGGGGTTCGACCGACTGAATCGACTTGGCGCATAACGAATCCTGTTTGGGTTGAAGGTTTCGTTTCACAAAACGGACCGGGACGGTTCCGGCACTCGGATGTAATTCTACGGCGAGCGCGTCTGAGAGGCAAGCGAGCTAAGGGTCTGTGCAAAAATAGATTCCGGTTTTGCTGGAGGCGATTTTGCTTTCTGGCACGATGAAGCAGCATAGCCAGGGCTCTGCGACTGAGGAGAAACGAAGCCAGAAAGCGAAATCGCCCCAGCCCTCCGGGGCGGGGCGGCGCCTGGCCGGCTGCGGCGTTGCTCGTCGGTCACGGCCCAAAAACGGGGATGCTCCCTCCTCGCGCCTTGCATCCGGCCAGGCGGCGCTCCCGCCAAAACCGGAAGTTATTTTTGCACAGACCCTAAGGTGAAAGGTGAAATAGCTCAAACGAATGGGCTGTTTTCACTCGAGAGGGCTCCGTCCGCCGAACGCCAGACTTCTGGTAGAAGGCTCGGCG encodes:
- a CDS encoding prepilin-type N-terminal cleavage/methylation domain-containing protein, which encodes MRQVDSVGRTPSQLSHRAFTLIELLVVIAIIAILAAMLMPGLSRAKGTAKKANCLSNLNIGMAMLM